A genome region from Natranaeroarchaeum sulfidigenes includes the following:
- a CDS encoding Rieske (2Fe-2S) protein, which translates to MSTETQITTVEDVPADTTVLVTVRDIDSGEKREAILTELDDGIAGWLNYCQHFTHIALDKGSGAPMRNGEIICANHGAYFESESGLCTHGPCEGAYLEALDVTTENGAVYLSDDDYEFVSEGGIEGDDTDRTSTSNVEF; encoded by the coding sequence ATGAGTACGGAAACACAGATCACGACAGTCGAGGACGTCCCGGCCGATACGACCGTACTTGTGACTGTCCGTGACATCGACTCGGGTGAGAAACGCGAGGCGATTCTGACAGAACTGGACGACGGCATCGCTGGATGGTTGAACTACTGTCAGCACTTCACCCACATCGCCCTGGACAAGGGCTCGGGCGCACCGATGCGGAACGGCGAAATCATCTGTGCGAACCACGGCGCATACTTCGAATCCGAGAGCGGTCTGTGTACCCACGGCCCCTGTGAGGGCGCATATCTGGAAGCGCTCGACGTGACGACGGAAAACGGCGCGGTCTATCTATCTGACGACGACTACGAATTCGTTTCAGAAGGTGGTATCGAGGGCGATGATACCGATCGCACGTCGACGTCGAACGTCGAATTCTAG
- a CDS encoding alpha-glucosidase/alpha-galactosidase produces the protein MPKIAFIGAGSMVFAKNLVGDILSFEELSDSRITLMDIDEHRLEQTTEVAEAMVANGNVDATIESTTDRREALGDADYVLNMINVGGTEPFENEIRIPEKYGVKQAIGDTLGPGGIFRGLRTIPTMLDLAEDMEELCPDALLLNYTNPMAIICWALYESTDIETVGLCHSVPHTAEAIAEYTDIPQDELDYWVAGINHMAWFLECEWRGEDVYPLLREAMTDPETYEKDTVRFELLKHFGAFVTESSHHNSEYHPYFRTDEELIAELGGTNYAERMETATYLEGWKERSNERDNALAEFDDEEIRIERSEEYASRLIHSMETDTPRRLNLNVSNENGAIANLENDACVEVPCLIDGTGVRPCSVGELPPQLAALNRTHVNVQRLAVEGALAGDRERIHQAIKLDPLTAAELTLDEIHEMTEELIEANEAYIPDLN, from the coding sequence ATGCCGAAGATTGCCTTCATCGGAGCCGGTAGTATGGTGTTCGCCAAAAACCTCGTCGGAGATATACTTTCGTTCGAGGAGCTTTCGGACAGCCGGATTACGCTGATGGACATCGACGAACACCGACTCGAACAGACCACCGAGGTCGCAGAAGCGATGGTTGCGAACGGCAACGTTGACGCGACGATCGAATCGACGACGGATCGGAGGGAGGCTCTCGGGGATGCCGACTACGTACTGAACATGATCAACGTGGGCGGGACAGAGCCCTTCGAGAACGAGATCCGGATTCCCGAGAAGTACGGTGTCAAACAGGCGATCGGTGACACGCTCGGGCCCGGAGGAATCTTCCGCGGTCTTCGGACGATTCCCACGATGCTCGATCTCGCCGAGGACATGGAGGAGCTGTGTCCGGACGCGTTGTTGCTCAACTACACGAACCCGATGGCGATCATCTGCTGGGCGCTGTACGAATCGACCGATATCGAAACCGTTGGGCTCTGTCACAGCGTACCACACACTGCCGAGGCGATCGCGGAGTACACCGACATCCCACAGGACGAACTCGACTACTGGGTTGCGGGGATCAACCACATGGCATGGTTCCTCGAGTGCGAGTGGCGGGGCGAGGATGTGTATCCACTGCTTCGTGAGGCGATGACGGACCCCGAAACGTACGAGAAAGACACTGTCCGGTTCGAGTTACTGAAACACTTCGGTGCGTTCGTCACCGAGTCCAGTCATCACAACTCCGAGTACCACCCGTACTTCCGCACCGATGAGGAGCTGATCGCGGAGCTCGGGGGGACGAACTACGCCGAGCGAATGGAGACGGCGACGTACCTCGAAGGCTGGAAAGAACGATCGAACGAACGTGATAACGCTCTCGCGGAGTTCGACGACGAAGAGATCCGAATCGAACGTTCCGAGGAGTACGCTTCCCGATTGATCCACTCAATGGAAACCGACACGCCGCGCCGCCTCAATCTGAACGTCAGTAACGAGAACGGCGCAATCGCCAACCTCGAAAACGACGCCTGCGTCGAGGTTCCCTGTCTGATCGACGGCACTGGTGTCCGACCATGTTCGGTCGGCGAACTCCCACCGCAGCTGGCGGCGCTCAACCGGACACACGTCAACGTTCAGCGGCTCGCTGTCGAGGGCGCACTCGCGGGCGACAGAGAGAGGATTCATCAGGCGATCAAGCTAGATCCGCTTACCGCGGCCGAGCTGACCCTCGACGAGATTCACGAAATGACCGAGGAGCTGATCGAAGCGAATGAGGCGTATATTCCCGACCTGAACTGA
- the dgoD gene encoding galactonate dehydratase yields MSEIEGEPIEIVDYELFEVPPRWLFLKIRTSDGTVGWGEPVVEGRAKTVRGAVEELMDNYLLGENPNRIEHHWQRLYRGGFYRGGPILMSAIAGIDQALWDIKGKRFDAPVHELLGGATADRIRVYQWIGGDRPADVGEAAAEKVDAGFTALKMNATPEIRHIDTPAAIDSARDRIAEVRDAVGDDIDIGVDFHGRVSKSMAKRLVEALEPYEPMFVEEPVLPEHNDALPQIAQHTTTPIATGERMYSRWDYKELFEQGVVDLIQPDLSHAGGITEVKKIASMAEAYDVAIAPHCPLGPIALASCLQVDACTPNTLIQEQSLDIHYNETSDVLDYLEDPAVFEYHDGYVDLPTAPGLGIEIDEETVRKRAEQDVNWHNPIWKHDDGSVAEW; encoded by the coding sequence ATGAGTGAAATTGAAGGCGAACCGATCGAGATAGTCGATTACGAACTGTTCGAGGTGCCCCCACGCTGGCTCTTCCTCAAGATCAGGACGAGCGACGGCACTGTGGGGTGGGGCGAACCTGTCGTCGAAGGACGCGCAAAGACCGTCCGCGGCGCGGTCGAGGAACTGATGGACAACTATCTGCTTGGGGAAAACCCGAACCGGATCGAACACCACTGGCAACGACTCTATCGCGGCGGCTTCTATCGCGGCGGACCGATCCTGATGAGCGCAATCGCAGGGATCGATCAGGCCCTCTGGGATATCAAGGGCAAACGCTTCGACGCGCCCGTCCACGAACTGCTCGGCGGGGCGACGGCCGACCGAATCCGCGTCTACCAGTGGATCGGCGGAGACAGACCCGCTGACGTAGGGGAAGCGGCTGCCGAGAAGGTCGACGCAGGGTTCACCGCGCTCAAGATGAACGCCACTCCAGAAATACGTCACATCGATACGCCCGCGGCGATCGACTCCGCACGCGACAGGATCGCGGAAGTGCGCGATGCGGTCGGCGACGATATCGACATCGGCGTCGACTTCCACGGTCGTGTCTCGAAGTCGATGGCCAAACGCCTCGTCGAGGCGCTCGAACCCTACGAGCCGATGTTCGTCGAGGAGCCCGTCCTTCCCGAGCACAACGATGCACTCCCCCAGATCGCCCAGCATACGACGACACCGATTGCGACGGGCGAACGGATGTACTCGCGCTGGGATTACAAGGAGCTGTTCGAACAGGGCGTCGTCGATCTTATTCAGCCCGATCTCTCCCACGCGGGCGGAATCACGGAAGTCAAAAAGATCGCCAGCATGGCCGAGGCCTACGACGTGGCGATCGCACCGCACTGCCCACTCGGCCCCATCGCGCTTGCCTCGTGTCTCCAGGTCGATGCCTGCACGCCGAACACGCTCATTCAGGAACAGAGCCTCGATATCCACTACAATGAGACAAGCGACGTGCTCGACTATCTCGAAGATCCCGCCGTCTTCGAGTACCACGATGGCTACGTCGACCTGCCGACGGCTCCTGGTCTCGGTATCGAGATCGACGAGGAAACGGTTCGCAAGCGCGCCGAACAGGACGTCAACTGGCACAACCCCATCTGGAAACACGACGACGGCAGCGTCGCCGAGTGGTGA
- a CDS encoding SDR family NAD(P)-dependent oxidoreductase, translating to MPGEQPVSGRFDDSVVVVTGSTRGIGRGVAERFAAEDASVVVTGRSAEIGKDVAASIREDGGEAVFVEADMREPDDIAALMQATAEEYGGIDVLVNNAGVQTETSVTEATMEDWEFVLETDFRAYWLCAKEAVEYMDEGVILNMSSNHALLTMPRHFPYNAVKAGINGMTRTMALDLGPEIRANTISPGWIEVERTREELPEGRIEEVESIHPAGRIGTPEDVAGVATFLASDDAAFITGANLLVDGGRTASMQDDTLPDYRNR from the coding sequence ATGCCGGGTGAACAACCAGTATCCGGTCGGTTCGACGATTCGGTCGTCGTCGTAACAGGGTCGACGCGCGGGATCGGTCGCGGCGTCGCAGAGCGGTTCGCCGCCGAAGATGCGTCGGTCGTCGTTACTGGGCGCTCCGCGGAGATTGGTAAGGACGTCGCCGCATCCATTCGCGAGGACGGCGGCGAGGCCGTGTTCGTCGAGGCCGACATGCGCGAACCGGACGATATCGCGGCGCTGATGCAAGCCACTGCGGAGGAGTACGGCGGCATCGATGTGCTCGTGAACAACGCCGGTGTCCAGACCGAAACCAGCGTGACCGAAGCGACGATGGAGGACTGGGAGTTCGTCCTCGAAACGGATTTCCGGGCCTACTGGCTGTGTGCGAAGGAGGCCGTCGAGTACATGGACGAGGGCGTTATCCTGAACATGTCCTCGAACCACGCCCTGCTGACGATGCCGAGACACTTCCCCTACAACGCCGTCAAGGCGGGCATCAACGGAATGACCCGCACGATGGCGCTCGATCTCGGCCCGGAGATCCGCGCTAACACGATCAGCCCCGGCTGGATCGAGGTCGAACGAACCCGCGAGGAGCTCCCGGAGGGACGCATCGAGGAGGTCGAGTCGATCCATCCAGCAGGTCGGATCGGAACGCCCGAGGACGTCGCTGGCGTCGCCACGTTCCTCGCCAGCGATGATGCCGCCTTCATCACGGGCGCGAACCTGCTCGTCGACGGCGGCCGTACGGCATCGATGCAGGACGATACGCTTCCGGACTACCGGAACAGGTGA
- a CDS encoding sugar ABC transporter substrate-binding protein encodes MTNLSKRDFLKASGAATAASLAGCLGGDDDQLTFWWIEGESEQFADLNQWLEESVEEETDRNLELTGYAYSDLRQNVLTGGRQGTPDVIEGVIEHPGDYVAAELLEPLTDHTDEVPHFDGFLDSALDAFRFQDELWALPYTGNGRALIYNQEVLGEYGYEEGPPEDIDEFMELAGTINADYDDMNGFHLTTERGEVRVTQEFASHVYQHTDGPLYEWDGSEWELQADADMFEAVLDDIYYRMFHGDQPTVDMDYRGSGWETNDVGYTEEEHAMIHCGPWIDGFRDTDQQEEVLDEKTAVSLLPKHDGTSDATYMEVKPLMINAHSDSIDDGLVVASLFSSPESLELMAEADPGAVATPVHEDVESTLEDEEWMAFNDAFENGVAPAPVAWGRIRDPIYDAIEEVIYEDQSPGDAAQELETALIEEDVTLDPEAE; translated from the coding sequence ATGACAAACCTCAGTAAGCGAGACTTCCTCAAAGCCAGTGGAGCAGCTACCGCAGCCTCGCTCGCCGGATGCCTCGGCGGCGACGACGACCAACTAACGTTCTGGTGGATCGAAGGTGAAAGCGAGCAGTTCGCCGATCTGAACCAGTGGCTCGAAGAGTCGGTCGAAGAAGAAACCGACCGTAACCTCGAACTGACGGGGTACGCCTACAGTGACCTGCGTCAGAACGTCCTCACCGGCGGTCGACAGGGAACACCGGACGTCATTGAAGGCGTCATCGAGCATCCCGGGGACTACGTTGCCGCAGAGCTTCTCGAACCTCTGACCGATCACACCGACGAGGTTCCTCACTTCGATGGGTTCCTCGACAGCGCGCTCGACGCGTTCCGGTTCCAGGACGAACTCTGGGCGCTCCCCTACACGGGGAATGGCCGCGCACTCATTTACAATCAGGAGGTGCTAGGAGAGTACGGCTACGAAGAGGGACCACCCGAAGACATCGACGAGTTCATGGAACTGGCCGGCACGATCAATGCCGACTACGACGATATGAACGGCTTCCACCTGACGACCGAGCGCGGCGAGGTGCGGGTTACTCAGGAGTTTGCTTCCCACGTCTACCAGCATACGGACGGGCCGCTGTACGAGTGGGACGGGAGCGAGTGGGAGCTTCAGGCGGACGCCGACATGTTCGAGGCGGTCCTTGACGACATATACTACCGGATGTTCCACGGCGACCAGCCGACAGTCGACATGGACTATCGCGGTTCCGGGTGGGAGACAAACGACGTCGGCTACACCGAGGAGGAACACGCAATGATCCACTGTGGACCGTGGATCGACGGCTTCCGAGATACCGACCAGCAAGAGGAAGTCCTCGACGAAAAGACGGCTGTTTCACTCCTGCCGAAACACGACGGCACCAGCGACGCGACCTACATGGAAGTGAAGCCGCTCATGATCAACGCACACTCGGACAGTATTGACGACGGGCTTGTCGTCGCATCACTGTTCTCTAGCCCGGAGTCTCTCGAACTGATGGCCGAAGCAGATCCCGGGGCTGTCGCGACTCCTGTGCACGAAGACGTCGAATCGACACTCGAAGACGAAGAGTGGATGGCGTTCAACGACGCCTTCGAGAACGGCGTTGCACCTGCTCCGGTCGCCTGGGGTCGCATCCGTGATCCGATCTATGATGCGATCGAGGAAGTAATCTATGAGGATCAGTCACCAGGCGACGCCGCACAAGAACTGGAAACAGCACTGATCGAAGAAGACGTCACCCTCGATCCCGAGGCGGAGTAA
- a CDS encoding carbohydrate ABC transporter permease: MLTTLVNKFDARLDDEMTVRRATFVYAMLALYYSFLLIPIIWLVRSSIVTDEMLRARELHLLPVNHLTIENYMTVIGSETFRLYFINSTVIAVAVTLLTLGVGIPAAYSVSRFDYPGRDYVVLGLISSQMLPLVLVLIPFFTVMFRLGLVDTRIGLVFAHSVGVLPFVVWLLKGYFDAIPEALDEAAKMDGCGYLQIMYRIIVPLSLPGIAVAGFYAFVGSWNDYLFVSVLSQSTGTRTLPLGLQLFQTAQQVDWGAVTAAAVVTAVPVVLLFAAVHSWLVEGLSNTGGKGM; encoded by the coding sequence ATGTTGACGACACTTGTAAACAAGTTCGACGCACGCCTCGACGACGAGATGACCGTCCGTCGAGCGACGTTCGTCTACGCGATGTTGGCCCTGTACTACTCGTTCTTGCTGATCCCGATCATCTGGCTGGTCCGGTCTTCGATCGTGACCGACGAGATGCTTCGTGCACGGGAGCTTCACCTGCTTCCGGTGAACCATCTCACCATCGAGAACTACATGACTGTGATCGGTAGTGAGACCTTCCGGCTGTACTTCATCAACTCGACCGTCATCGCGGTCGCAGTGACACTGCTGACGCTGGGCGTCGGGATCCCAGCGGCGTACTCGGTCAGCCGGTTCGACTACCCGGGACGGGACTACGTCGTTCTGGGGCTCATCTCGAGCCAGATGCTTCCGCTCGTGCTGGTGTTGATCCCCTTCTTCACCGTAATGTTCAGGTTGGGGCTGGTCGACACTCGCATCGGACTCGTCTTTGCCCACTCTGTAGGTGTATTGCCGTTCGTCGTCTGGCTGCTCAAAGGCTACTTCGATGCGATCCCCGAAGCGCTGGACGAGGCCGCCAAAATGGACGGCTGTGGCTATCTCCAGATCATGTACCGGATCATCGTTCCGCTCTCGTTGCCCGGGATCGCCGTCGCAGGGTTCTATGCCTTCGTCGGCTCGTGGAACGACTACCTGTTCGTCTCAGTTCTCTCACAGTCGACCGGTACGCGGACGCTACCGCTTGGACTGCAGCTGTTCCAGACCGCACAACAGGTCGACTGGGGGGCGGTGACCGCCGCCGCCGTCGTCACCGCGGTGCCGGTTGTACTCCTGTTCGCTGCAGTTCACAGCTGGCTCGTCGAAGGGCTGTCGAACACCGGTGGAAAGGGGATGTAA
- a CDS encoding DUF5802 family protein, whose protein sequence is MFEEFSSGYYFGRLYVEPFDGDRAVMQREQHEQVNEELYATGDGVERLDAPLVMKLDRQHFSVHGDSGIPPDTIAVPESIIDGAGIENPPTLSEVFLAKRDHARKLLGMFGQPSARTDTPDGGSTSGR, encoded by the coding sequence ATGTTCGAAGAGTTCTCCAGCGGCTACTACTTCGGTCGATTGTACGTCGAACCGTTCGACGGTGATCGGGCGGTCATGCAGCGAGAGCAACACGAACAGGTGAACGAGGAGCTGTACGCGACCGGTGATGGGGTAGAGCGTCTCGACGCACCGCTGGTGATGAAACTCGACCGACAGCACTTCTCGGTTCACGGCGATTCGGGGATTCCGCCGGATACGATCGCGGTCCCGGAGTCGATCATCGACGGGGCAGGAATCGAGAATCCGCCGACGCTCAGCGAGGTGTTTCTCGCAAAGCGTGACCACGCCCGGAAGTTGCTCGGGATGTTCGGTCAACCGTCCGCACGGACGGATACCCCCGACGGTGGTTCGACGAGTGGCCGGTGA
- a CDS encoding transcriptional regulator, whose amino-acid sequence MREAEETTRERIAQTLRDRTETPSGLAAEFDVSVGSALTHVQHLARSLDGSDEQLLVAPPTCRECGFDEFDDLTNVPSRCPECKHEGIEEPAFRID is encoded by the coding sequence ATGCGCGAAGCAGAGGAAACGACTCGCGAACGGATCGCCCAAACGCTCCGGGATCGCACCGAGACGCCGAGCGGACTGGCAGCCGAGTTCGACGTCTCGGTCGGGAGCGCGCTAACCCACGTTCAGCATCTCGCACGATCGCTGGACGGTAGCGACGAACAGCTCCTCGTCGCACCACCGACCTGTCGGGAGTGTGGTTTCGACGAGTTCGACGACCTGACGAACGTCCCCTCGCGGTGTCCCGAGTGTAAACACGAAGGAATCGAGGAGCCAGCCTTCCGGATCGACTAG
- a CDS encoding ABC transporter ATP-binding protein: protein MGRIDVRNLRKVFSTGDGDLVAVDDLDFTIEDGEFLVLVGPSGCGKSTTLRCIAGLERPTSGEIILDGEDVTHAKPKDRNMAMVFQSYALYPHMTARENMSFGLKMTTDMPDEEIDERVREVAEMTGIEANLDQKPGELSGGQQQRVALGRAIVRDPEVFLMDEPLSNLDAKLRSEMRTELQNLQHDFGVTTIYVTHDQTEAMTMGDRIAILNDGELQQIGTPLECYHTPANEFVAGFIGSPSMNFLDVRYQDGQLVHDEFSYDLSPEVAETLNATGSGYVLGIRPEDIHIATGDEQNTIATTVNVVEPLGDVAHVNISIGDKTYTASIDGTPNYDPGTEIQITFPEREIHLFEADSGDAVKNAAIDTDGRTADAQA, encoded by the coding sequence ATGGGTCGCATTGACGTTCGGAATCTGAGAAAGGTGTTCAGCACGGGTGACGGCGATCTCGTCGCCGTCGACGATCTCGACTTTACCATCGAGGACGGAGAGTTCCTCGTTCTCGTCGGACCATCCGGCTGTGGGAAGTCGACGACACTCCGGTGTATCGCAGGGCTCGAACGACCGACCAGCGGGGAGATCATCCTCGACGGTGAGGACGTGACCCATGCGAAGCCGAAAGATCGGAACATGGCGATGGTGTTCCAGAGCTACGCCCTCTATCCACACATGACCGCCCGAGAGAACATGAGTTTCGGGCTGAAAATGACGACGGACATGCCCGACGAGGAGATCGACGAGCGGGTTCGGGAGGTCGCCGAAATGACCGGAATCGAAGCGAATCTCGATCAGAAACCCGGCGAGCTGTCTGGCGGGCAACAACAGCGTGTCGCGCTTGGGCGGGCGATCGTCCGGGACCCGGAAGTATTCCTCATGGACGAGCCACTCTCCAATCTGGACGCCAAACTCCGCTCGGAGATGCGGACCGAGCTCCAGAACCTGCAACACGACTTCGGCGTCACGACGATCTACGTCACACACGACCAGACTGAAGCGATGACGATGGGCGATCGGATCGCGATTCTGAACGACGGTGAACTCCAGCAGATCGGAACCCCACTCGAATGTTATCACACCCCGGCAAACGAGTTTGTCGCCGGGTTCATCGGCTCACCGAGCATGAATTTCCTGGACGTACGGTACCAGGATGGACAGCTCGTCCACGACGAGTTCAGCTACGATCTCTCACCGGAGGTCGCGGAGACGCTGAACGCAACTGGCTCCGGATACGTCCTTGGTATCCGTCCCGAGGATATTCATATCGCCACTGGAGACGAGCAAAACACGATTGCAACGACAGTGAATGTCGTCGAACCGCTCGGCGACGTCGCTCACGTCAACATCAGTATCGGCGACAAGACCTACACGGCATCCATTGACGGAACACCGAACTACGATCCGGGCACCGAGATACAGATCACGTTCCCCGAACGGGAGATCCATCTCTTCGAGGCTGATTCGGGTGACGCCGTCAAGAACGCGGCAATCGACACTGACGGACGGACGGCCGACGCTCAGGCGTAA
- a CDS encoding carbohydrate ABC transporter permease, which produces MERLSKYRREFTSLSTETWLGWGLLLPAALLMFVVIFYPILDGIVMSFQERSFLRPDIRTFTGLGNYTALVRDSVFWTALWNSAVLTGVSVALQFLLGLGLALLLKQKVPGISIFRSITMISWVLPVIVIVIIFNWLVQPGYGFVNLILDRFGLPTNYWFSSTTWAMPLIILMHVWKNAPFFAIALFASMQSIPDELYEAAEMDGASAVQQFRYITLPNISYVAMIMIVLHVLYTFNNFDFVWLSTGGGPLRTTEVLPTLVYREAFQQYALGYAASIGVVMLVIMMAFTVIYVKLEDFD; this is translated from the coding sequence ATGGAACGATTATCGAAGTATCGTCGGGAGTTTACGTCACTCTCGACCGAGACGTGGCTCGGGTGGGGGCTGCTACTCCCCGCAGCCTTGCTTATGTTCGTCGTTATCTTCTACCCGATACTCGATGGTATCGTGATGAGCTTTCAGGAGCGGTCGTTCCTGCGTCCGGATATTAGGACGTTCACTGGACTCGGGAACTATACAGCACTGGTCAGGGACTCAGTGTTCTGGACCGCACTGTGGAACTCCGCGGTACTGACTGGTGTATCAGTCGCGCTGCAGTTCCTGCTGGGGCTTGGACTGGCGCTGCTACTCAAACAGAAGGTACCTGGGATATCGATTTTCCGGAGCATCACGATGATCTCGTGGGTACTCCCGGTGATCGTGATCGTCATCATCTTCAACTGGCTGGTCCAGCCCGGCTACGGGTTCGTGAACCTGATACTCGACCGGTTCGGGCTGCCGACGAACTACTGGTTTTCCAGTACCACGTGGGCGATGCCGCTGATAATCCTGATGCACGTCTGGAAGAACGCACCGTTCTTCGCGATCGCGCTGTTCGCCTCAATGCAGTCGATCCCCGATGAACTCTACGAAGCCGCTGAGATGGATGGTGCCTCGGCAGTCCAGCAGTTCCGGTACATCACGCTGCCGAACATCTCCTACGTCGCGATGATCATGATCGTGCTTCACGTCCTGTATACGTTCAACAACTTCGACTTCGTCTGGCTCTCGACCGGCGGCGGACCGCTCCGGACGACCGAAGTGTTGCCGACACTCGTGTACAGGGAAGCGTTCCAGCAGTATGCGCTCGGGTACGCGGCCAGTATCGGCGTCGTAATGCTGGTGATTATGATGGCGTTTACCGTCATTTACGTCAAACTGGAGGACTTCGACTGA